A single genomic interval of Ruminococcus sp. NK3A76 harbors:
- a CDS encoding ABC transporter ATP-binding protein/permease — MLELKGIKKDYPAGDGTVHALKGIDLKFRNSEFVAILGPSGCGKTTMLNIIGGLDKYTEGDLVINGRSTKDFKARDWDAYRNHSIGFVFQSYNLIPHQTVLRNVELALTLSGVPKSERRERAKKALEDVGLGSQLNKRPSEMSGGQMQRVAIARALVNNPDIILADEPTGALDTETSVQVMEILKEISKDRLIVMVTHNPELAEQYASRTIRMLDGEIKDDTQPLTDDEVEVLSKEDAKKREEDSKKKMPSMSFATSFSLSLKNLFTKKGRTILTSFAGSIGIIGIALVLSISEGFTTYINEVQEQTLSSYPLTIRDSEMDLSDIMETFMGIDNKELTHEKDAVYKKSAIYEIIDAFNHLEAKENDLRTFKKYIDSERNREDSKLGKALSGVQYSYGLDMLVYTKNVDGKILHSDVNEIMNDIIKEHMGIDMQAMNQAESQMMGGMSSMDMMSSMGGGASRSWKEMLPKDDGTGINEVLKKQYEVVYGQWPKEYNEIVLVLDENNELDDLTLYALGLETKEDVDNIMKASMKGEELNMDNADIKWSYEEVCGRTFRVILNSSCYKYDEETGTYTDLRDTDAGLQYLYDNGLELKISGIIRPDPDATATMLNSSAAYTADLTRYVVDEMKGSEAIKAQLADETKDVITGLPFKDKDTVLDDKQKTEAFKENASKLDEKGKAAMYHKVMTTPDEATLASMVEENMKGMSADDMKKALGQVMSTQMGMGEDEINGYLGKLSESEVRESFSKMMSEQVKGEYASKVEEQLSKMTQQQLAAGLDDIVKALEDEKQGAFLYDNVLEFSDSDYESNLLKLGYIDLEKPTAINLYAATFENKDIIKEEIDSYNDGKDEVDQIKYTDYIGIMMSSITTIINAITYALIAFVGISLVVSSIMIGVITLISVQERTKEIGILRAIGASKHDVSSMFNAETIIIGFISGLIGVVVTYLLCIPINIIVHTLTGLNNLSAQLPILAALILIAISVLLTLIAGIIPSRSAAKKDPVVALRTE, encoded by the coding sequence ATGCTTGAACTAAAAGGGATAAAGAAGGATTACCCTGCCGGCGACGGAACTGTCCATGCGCTGAAGGGTATAGACCTTAAATTCAGGAACTCGGAATTTGTGGCGATACTCGGCCCCTCAGGCTGCGGCAAGACCACGATGCTCAACATCATAGGCGGCCTTGACAAGTACACCGAGGGCGACCTTGTGATAAACGGCCGCTCAACCAAGGACTTCAAGGCAAGAGACTGGGACGCTTACAGAAACCATTCGATAGGCTTTGTGTTCCAGAGCTACAACCTCATACCTCACCAGACGGTGCTCAGAAACGTCGAGCTTGCGCTCACGCTTTCGGGTGTTCCAAAGAGCGAGAGGAGAGAAAGGGCAAAGAAGGCGCTGGAAGACGTTGGTCTTGGAAGCCAGCTAAACAAGCGCCCGAGCGAGATGTCGGGCGGTCAGATGCAGCGTGTGGCTATCGCAAGAGCTTTAGTAAACAACCCTGACATAATACTTGCAGACGAGCCGACCGGTGCGCTCGACACTGAGACGAGCGTTCAGGTAATGGAGATACTCAAAGAGATATCCAAGGACAGGCTCATAGTTATGGTAACGCACAACCCTGAGCTCGCCGAGCAGTACGCATCACGCACTATCCGTATGCTCGACGGTGAGATAAAGGACGACACACAGCCGCTCACCGATGATGAGGTAGAGGTATTAAGCAAGGAAGACGCCAAAAAGCGTGAGGAAGACAGCAAAAAGAAAATGCCTTCGATGAGTTTTGCGACGAGCTTTTCTTTATCGCTCAAAAACCTCTTTACCAAAAAGGGCAGGACGATACTTACATCTTTTGCAGGGAGCATCGGTATCATAGGCATAGCGCTGGTACTCTCCATATCCGAGGGCTTTACGACATACATCAACGAGGTGCAGGAGCAGACGCTTTCATCGTATCCTCTGACGATAAGAGACAGCGAGATGGACCTGTCTGACATCATGGAGACATTCATGGGCATCGACAACAAGGAGCTGACCCACGAAAAGGACGCTGTCTACAAAAAATCGGCTATCTACGAGATAATAGATGCATTCAATCACTTAGAGGCAAAGGAAAACGACCTGCGCACCTTCAAGAAATACATCGACTCCGAGCGAAACCGTGAAGACAGCAAGCTCGGCAAGGCTTTGAGCGGCGTTCAGTACAGCTACGGGCTCGATATGCTCGTATACACAAAGAACGTTGACGGCAAGATACTCCACTCAGATGTGAATGAGATCATGAACGATATCATCAAGGAGCATATGGGTATAGATATGCAGGCTATGAATCAGGCGGAGAGCCAGATGATGGGCGGCATGAGCTCTATGGATATGATGTCGTCAATGGGCGGCGGCGCATCACGCAGCTGGAAGGAAATGCTCCCGAAAGACGACGGCACGGGCATAAACGAGGTGCTCAAAAAGCAGTATGAGGTCGTTTACGGTCAGTGGCCGAAGGAATACAACGAGATAGTGCTTGTGCTCGATGAAAACAACGAGCTCGATGACCTGACACTCTATGCGCTGGGTCTTGAAACAAAGGAAGATGTTGACAACATCATGAAGGCTTCCATGAAGGGCGAGGAGCTCAACATGGATAACGCCGATATCAAGTGGAGCTACGAAGAGGTCTGCGGCAGGACGTTCAGGGTGATACTCAACTCCTCCTGCTATAAGTATGACGAGGAAACGGGCACATACACCGACCTGAGAGACACCGATGCAGGCTTGCAGTATCTCTACGACAACGGGCTTGAGCTGAAGATATCGGGTATCATCAGACCTGACCCCGATGCAACAGCCACAATGCTCAACTCCTCAGCGGCATACACCGCAGACCTTACAAGGTATGTGGTAGATGAGATGAAGGGCTCTGAGGCTATCAAAGCACAGCTTGCCGACGAGACAAAGGACGTTATCACAGGCCTGCCCTTCAAGGACAAGGACACTGTGCTCGATGACAAGCAGAAGACAGAGGCCTTCAAGGAAAATGCTTCCAAGCTCGACGAAAAGGGCAAGGCGGCTATGTATCACAAGGTGATGACCACACCTGACGAGGCAACGCTTGCTTCTATGGTCGAGGAGAACATGAAGGGTATGTCGGCTGACGACATGAAGAAGGCTCTCGGCCAGGTAATGAGCACCCAAATGGGCATGGGCGAGGACGAGATAAACGGATACCTTGGAAAGCTCAGTGAGAGCGAGGTAAGAGAGAGCTTTTCCAAGATGATGTCAGAGCAGGTAAAGGGCGAATACGCTTCCAAAGTAGAGGAGCAGCTCTCAAAGATGACACAGCAGCAGCTCGCAGCAGGGCTTGATGACATAGTAAAGGCTCTTGAAGACGAGAAGCAGGGCGCATTCCTTTACGACAACGTGCTTGAATTCTCCGACTCGGATTACGAGAGCAACCTGTTGAAGCTCGGCTACATCGACCTTGAAAAGCCCACAGCGATAAACCTCTACGCTGCGACCTTCGAGAACAAGGACATCATCAAGGAAGAGATAGACAGCTACAACGACGGCAAGGACGAGGTAGACCAGATAAAGTACACCGACTACATCGGCATCATGATGTCGAGCATAACAACTATCATAAACGCCATAACCTATGCGCTGATAGCCTTTGTAGGCATCTCGCTGGTGGTATCATCTATCATGATAGGCGTTATCACGCTGATATCCGTTCAGGAAAGAACCAAGGAGATAGGCATTCTGCGTGCTATCGGTGCATCGAAGCATGACGTTTCGAGTATGTTCAATGCCGAGACTATTATAATAGGCTTTATCTCGGGTCTTATAGGCGTTGTGGTGACATACCTGTTATGCATACCGATAAACATAATCGTTCACACGCTGACAGGCCTTAACAACCTGAGCGCACAGCTGCCGATACTTGCAGCGCTGATACTCATAGCCATAAGCGTTCTGCTGACACTCATTGCAGGCATCATACCTTCAAGAAGTGCGGCTAAGAAGGACCCTGTTGTGGCACTGAGGACAGAATAA